The Sinorhizobium fredii USDA 257 region GACACCAGGTAGGCTCAGTCAAGATCGGGCGTATAGGACTCCAGCCAAGTCGCGAACTCAAGCCGGGACAACGTGCACCGGAACTCTACCCGGAATTCGACGAGCTTCCTGAAGGCTATTTCTCTCTCGGCCAGGGCGAGGATTATTATGAGTCCCTGAACAAGCTTAGTGACGCGCAGCGGCAGAAGATGCTGGAGGGCCTACGAGACGTTGCGTTCAATCTCGCCCTGTTCGACCAGGTCCAGCACGAACCTTCGATGACGACTTCGCTTCTGCGAAGCGTAAGCGCCAAGAGCGTCACGGGCCGTCTTCATCGCCTCACGACCGGGGATGCGGAACTGACGAAGTTCAGCTTCCTCTATACGCTGCCGCCCTCGATCGCACCGGAGGGTGTGACTTTTGAACCGCCCACGATGAGCTTCGAGGTCGTGCCGGATTCGGAGCCACCGTCGAACGTGCACGTGTTGATCGGTCGAAACGGAGTGGGGAAGACGCGAGCAATGAAGGGCCTGATCAAGGCGTTGCTCGACAGACACGACAAGGCTCCTGACTCTGGCGGTGGGGTCGTCTTCAACGCCGAGCGTGCGGGGGAGGGACAGTTTTCCAGCCTTGTGCTTGTATCGTTCAGCGCTTTCGACGATTTCGCGATTGTTCCAGCGGTCACCGACCCGATTCCGATAGAGCAGGTTGGCCTACGCGACACGGCCCCGGATTCGCAGGACCGGACTTTGAAGATCGGAAAAGCTCTTGCGATCGACTTCCGTAAGAGCCTGGATCGGTGCAGGACGGGCCTGAGGGCGTCCCGATGGCGGGAGGCAGTTGCAACACTTGAAGCCGATGATCTGTTCGCCGAAGCGGAGATCAGTGAGCTTCTTGGTGGGGAGGGGGATG contains the following coding sequences:
- a CDS encoding AAA family ATPase — encoded protein: MFFRVFSAAIPADARDCAYLMVDNWDDWFSFRTMFTVLVIDETGVRHQVGSVKIGRIGLQPSRELKPGQRAPELYPEFDELPEGYFSLGQGEDYYESLNKLSDAQRQKMLEGLRDVAFNLALFDQVQHEPSMTTSLLRSVSAKSVTGRLHRLTTGDAELTKFSFLYTLPPSIAPEGVTFEPPTMSFEVVPDSEPPSNVHVLIGRNGVGKTRAMKGLIKALLDRHDKAPDSGGGVVFNAERAGEGQFSSLVLVSFSAFDDFAIVPAVTDPIPIEQVGLRDTAPDSQDRTLKIGKALAIDFRKSLDRCRTGLRASRWREAVATLEADDLFAEAEISELLGGEGDEWAAATEERFGRLSSGHAIVLLTITRLVELVDERTLVMIDEPEGHLHPPLLSAFIRSLSRLLVSRNGVAIVATHSPVVLQEVPRSCAWKLRRSGRKSEVERPTIETFGENVGILTREVFSLEVTRTGFHRLLVEAVFERRLSYDQAVAQFGDQLGTEAKAIIRALVLERDRS